A DNA window from Aminiphilus circumscriptus DSM 16581 contains the following coding sequences:
- the hydA gene encoding dihydropyrimidinase — MFDLVVKGGTVVTSRHCFRADVAICGESIAAVGEGLEGRRVLDAEDRLVLPGCIDAHVHLDLPVGKFRSSDDFASGTRAALCGGVTTLVDFTVGSAETTLAEDIRVRLEAARASVTDYALHGEIVGWQRSRAGEIREALEMGVRSFKFFTAYGASGRRTDRGRLLDAFGVLSGVNALALVHAEDEEIVTSLQEELSPEEECMVSLARTRPASCEAAAIHDVAWIAARTGTRVHIVHVSSRDGVEEVRQARRRGVSLTAETCPQYLLLTEKVYATEEGHLYSAAPALRTAMDREALWKALASGELDMVATDHCPFTREQKCWKGSFRNLPYGLPGVETLLPLLHSEGVVKGHLSLPALVRLLAEAPARINGLYPHKGSLLPGADADLVVLDPHETWTLSAKTLHMRTDFSPYEGLAVTGKVCATLSRGELVFADGTFLGHAGRGRFLAVRF; from the coding sequence ATGTTCGATCTGGTCGTCAAGGGTGGTACGGTGGTCACGTCTCGGCACTGCTTTCGGGCCGACGTGGCGATTTGCGGCGAATCCATCGCCGCCGTCGGAGAGGGACTGGAGGGGCGGCGGGTTCTTGACGCGGAGGACAGACTCGTCCTTCCCGGCTGTATCGACGCCCACGTCCACCTCGATCTTCCCGTGGGAAAATTCCGGTCGAGCGACGATTTCGCCTCGGGAACGCGGGCGGCGCTCTGCGGTGGTGTGACCACCCTGGTGGATTTCACCGTGGGGAGTGCCGAGACCACTCTTGCCGAGGACATCCGGGTCCGCCTGGAGGCGGCCCGCGCCTCCGTGACGGATTACGCGCTGCACGGAGAGATCGTCGGATGGCAACGCTCCAGGGCCGGAGAAATCCGGGAGGCCCTGGAAATGGGCGTCCGGAGCTTCAAGTTTTTCACCGCCTACGGTGCCTCGGGGCGGCGCACCGACAGGGGGCGCCTGCTCGACGCCTTCGGCGTCCTCTCCGGCGTGAACGCTCTCGCCCTGGTTCACGCGGAGGACGAGGAGATCGTGACCTCCCTCCAGGAGGAACTTTCGCCGGAGGAGGAGTGCATGGTCTCTCTCGCCCGGACTCGTCCTGCCTCGTGCGAAGCCGCGGCGATCCATGACGTGGCCTGGATCGCCGCCCGGACGGGGACACGGGTGCACATCGTCCACGTGAGTTCCCGGGACGGCGTGGAGGAGGTGCGGCAGGCCCGGCGGCGCGGCGTTTCTCTCACCGCCGAGACCTGTCCTCAGTATCTGCTCCTTACGGAGAAGGTTTATGCAACGGAGGAGGGGCACCTCTACTCCGCCGCGCCCGCCCTGAGGACGGCGATGGACCGAGAGGCGCTCTGGAAGGCCCTGGCGTCGGGAGAGCTGGACATGGTCGCCACCGATCACTGTCCCTTCACCCGGGAGCAGAAGTGCTGGAAAGGATCGTTCCGGAACCTTCCCTATGGTCTTCCCGGCGTGGAGACGCTCCTTCCCCTGCTTCACTCCGAAGGCGTCGTCAAAGGACACCTTTCTCTTCCGGCGCTGGTCCGGCTTCTCGCGGAGGCGCCCGCACGCATCAACGGCCTTTATCCGCACAAGGGGTCCCTTCTCCCCGGAGCCGACGCGGACCTGGTCGTCCTCGACCCCCACGAGACATGGACCCTCTCCGCGAAGACGCTGCACATGCGGACCGATTTCTCCCCCTACGAAGGGCTTGCCGTAACGGGAAAGGTCTGCGCCACTCTCTCCCGGGGAGAACTCGTCTTCGCCGACGGGACATTTCTGGGACATGCTGGAAGGGGACGTTTTCTGGCAGTGCGGTTCTGA
- a CDS encoding AbrB family transcriptional regulator: protein MPSPRRIRSASTVAKVRSESPCFCSRSCRAFAIRNLPSFGALPKQIRQEEIGRNRTEGIAPRKTLCLSVLCYTKNTRNTSIFIPARAVRNTRRGSGGRHMTWFIEIAKLFAFGIPGWFLLERLRMPAAPIVGAMFSAGALTMLGAGHVVAPPLFNVLLQILLGLFIGFRVTPETRQVLRIMGKPAMLVSIWWLVAALLTGALLYRFTSLDLATALLSSVPGGVAEMSLLSLSLGGNPAMVALLQSLRLASVLFCVPLLTPYVQRRFGGGANTSHCSPEKKPARREAKGASTRNGGTTPPLAAGGRLLSVSVAAAGGALFSFLHVPAGAFLGAFLSTGILGFFGIRLAELPPKLRTVAQIGLGAIIGSRFDMQMLRSLGNLLLPILFTTVFMLLWGFVLAFLLYRLTRWNIMTCFVSTCAGGLSQMGIIAEDIGADPVAVSILHLIRLFTILIVMPPLFKWLLLS, encoded by the coding sequence ATGCCCTCGCCCCGAAGAATCCGCTCCGCCAGCACCGTCGCGAAGGTCCGTTCCGAATCGCCCTGTTTCTGTTCCCGTTCCTGTCGCGCATTCGCCATACGGAACCTCCCTTCTTTCGGGGCGCTTCCGAAACAGATCCGACAAGAGGAAATTGGCCGGAACCGCACGGAGGGAATTGCCCCTCGAAAAACCCTCTGCCTCAGCGTATTATGTTATACAAAGAATACTCGTAACACGTCCATATTCATTCCCGCTCGCGCAGTCCGAAACACTCGACGCGGCTCTGGAGGCCGACACATGACCTGGTTTATCGAGATCGCCAAACTCTTCGCCTTCGGGATTCCTGGCTGGTTTCTCCTTGAAAGGCTGCGGATGCCTGCCGCTCCCATCGTGGGAGCCATGTTCTCCGCGGGAGCGCTCACCATGCTCGGCGCGGGACATGTCGTCGCTCCACCGCTCTTCAACGTTCTCCTCCAGATCCTTCTGGGGCTTTTCATCGGCTTTCGGGTTACCCCGGAAACACGTCAGGTGCTCCGCATCATGGGAAAACCAGCCATGCTCGTGAGCATCTGGTGGCTTGTCGCCGCACTGCTCACGGGAGCGCTGCTCTACCGGTTTACTTCCCTCGACCTCGCAACGGCACTGCTCTCCTCCGTTCCGGGGGGTGTGGCGGAAATGAGTCTCCTCTCCCTCTCTCTGGGAGGCAATCCCGCCATGGTGGCGCTGCTCCAATCCCTGCGCCTCGCCTCGGTGCTCTTCTGCGTTCCCCTTCTGACACCCTACGTACAGCGCCGCTTCGGCGGCGGAGCGAATACCTCGCACTGTTCCCCGGAAAAGAAACCTGCGAGGCGGGAAGCGAAAGGGGCATCCACGAGAAACGGCGGAACGACACCCCCTCTCGCTGCGGGCGGTCGTCTCCTCTCGGTGTCGGTGGCCGCGGCGGGGGGAGCGCTCTTCTCCTTCCTCCACGTCCCCGCCGGAGCGTTTCTCGGAGCCTTTCTCTCCACGGGAATTCTGGGATTCTTCGGCATTCGCCTTGCGGAATTACCCCCGAAGCTCCGCACGGTCGCCCAAATCGGCCTCGGAGCGATCATCGGAAGCCGCTTCGACATGCAGATGCTCCGCTCCCTGGGAAATCTGCTCCTGCCCATCCTTTTCACCACAGTGTTCATGCTCCTCTGGGGGTTCGTGCTGGCCTTCCTCCTGTACAGACTCACCCGCTGGAACATCATGACCTGCTTCGTCTCCACCTGCGCGGGTGGGCTCTCCCAGATGGGCATCATCGCCGAGGATATCGGCGCGGATCCCGTGGCCGTGAGCATCCTCCACCTGATCCGCCTCTTCACGATTCTGATCGTCATGCCCCCGCTTTTCAAGTGGCTGCTGCTCTCCTAG
- a CDS encoding NAD-dependent deacylase, which produces MANARQEREQKQGDSERTFATVLAERILRGEGITVFTGAGMSTESGLPDFRSPQGLWKDRDPREFATLWALERNPEAFREFYRWRIETLLAVQPNRGHHILAEWERRGIVRCVITQNVDGLHGMAGSRNVIPLHGDLRSLRCSRCRQEYGAELFLKRHECPDCGGALRPNVVLFGENLPERAMEEAEEAAASGGLFLVLGSSLTVSPANWYPRLARASGAFLAIVNAEPTPLDGLAHAVSRRAITEELRAVDALLHDAGSEGGR; this is translated from the coding sequence ATGGCGAATGCGCGACAGGAACGGGAACAGAAACAGGGCGATTCGGAACGGACCTTCGCGACGGTGCTGGCGGAGCGGATTCTTCGGGGCGAGGGCATCACGGTCTTCACCGGAGCTGGCATGAGCACCGAGTCGGGCCTGCCGGATTTCCGGTCTCCCCAGGGGCTGTGGAAGGACCGGGATCCGAGGGAGTTCGCCACGCTGTGGGCTCTGGAGCGAAATCCCGAGGCGTTCCGAGAATTTTACCGGTGGCGCATCGAAACGCTCCTCGCGGTGCAACCCAACCGGGGGCACCATATCCTGGCGGAATGGGAGCGGCGGGGCATCGTTCGGTGCGTCATTACCCAAAACGTGGACGGCCTGCATGGAATGGCCGGTTCGCGGAACGTCATTCCTTTGCACGGCGACCTGCGCAGTCTTCGCTGTTCCCGGTGCCGGCAGGAATACGGGGCGGAACTCTTTCTGAAGCGACACGAGTGCCCCGACTGCGGCGGAGCGCTCCGGCCCAACGTAGTCCTCTTCGGCGAGAACCTGCCCGAACGGGCCATGGAGGAGGCGGAGGAAGCGGCTGCTTCGGGAGGGCTCTTCCTGGTCCTTGGCTCGTCCCTCACGGTGTCCCCCGCCAACTGGTACCCCCGTCTCGCCAGGGCCTCCGGAGCCTTTCTCGCCATCGTGAACGCCGAACCGACACCGCTCGACGGTCTGGCTCACGCGGTCTCCCGAAGAGCCATCACGGAGGAGCTCCGGGCTGTGGATGCGCTGCTGCACGATGCAGGATCGGAAGGAGGGCGTTGA
- a CDS encoding transcription repressor NadR → MPLRGEDRRKEILALLFRDASNHKGSDLALRFGVSRQVIVQDMAILRAAGVPVLSTPQGYALLGDAAPQGEVRLLVTRHRTNDAMEEELCLIVDNGGKVLDVVVEHPLYGEMTGALMLASRADVAEFMEKVRGEGVTPLSALTDGLHLHHVEVRDGKIFERIRAALRKAGYLIESDEAGIVAER, encoded by the coding sequence ATGCCTCTCAGGGGGGAGGACCGCCGCAAGGAGATCCTGGCTCTCCTGTTCCGGGATGCGTCCAACCACAAGGGAAGCGATCTGGCCCTCCGTTTCGGTGTGAGCCGTCAGGTCATCGTGCAGGACATGGCGATCCTCCGCGCCGCGGGCGTTCCTGTCCTCTCGACGCCCCAGGGGTACGCGCTTCTCGGCGACGCGGCGCCACAAGGAGAGGTGCGCCTTCTCGTGACGCGCCACAGGACGAACGACGCCATGGAGGAGGAACTCTGCCTCATCGTGGACAACGGAGGCAAGGTCCTCGATGTGGTGGTGGAGCACCCTCTTTACGGTGAGATGACGGGCGCCCTCATGCTCGCCTCCCGGGCGGACGTGGCGGAGTTCATGGAGAAGGTTCGCGGGGAGGGCGTCACGCCCCTCTCCGCGCTCACGGACGGGCTCCATCTGCACCATGTGGAGGTCCGGGACGGAAAGATCTTCGAACGGATCCGCGCCGCCCTGCGCAAGGCGGGATACTTGATCGAAAGCGACGAGGCTGGTATAGTGGCGGAACGCTAG
- a CDS encoding PTS transporter subunit IIC, with protein MNRPKERTVAFREYLVNVLNGMALGLFSSLIIGLILKQLGTLLGVEQLLRFGTVAQYLMGPAIGAGVAFSVKVPPLGLFAAIAAGAIGAGTVTPGASGIVFQIGEPVGALVASLAGAEFARRIAGRTGVDIVLVPACTILVGGLVGITAGPVVAKGMALLGDAVNLATQLHPLPMGILVAVLMGMILTLPISSAALSISLGLSGLAAGAATVGCACQMIGFAVQSYRENGVGGLLSQGLGTSMLQMPNIVRNPWIWVPPTLAGACLGPVATVLFHMENSRIGAGMGTSGLVGQLATLDVMGAGAWPGILLLHFLFPTVLTLVFAAVLRRRGLIRDGDMKLSR; from the coding sequence ATGAACCGGCCCAAAGAGAGAACAGTCGCGTTTCGGGAGTACCTGGTGAACGTGTTGAACGGAATGGCCCTGGGGTTGTTCTCGTCCCTCATCATCGGGCTGATTCTCAAGCAGCTTGGCACACTTCTCGGGGTGGAGCAGCTTCTGCGTTTCGGCACGGTGGCCCAATACCTCATGGGACCGGCCATCGGCGCCGGGGTCGCCTTCAGCGTCAAGGTGCCTCCTCTCGGGCTCTTCGCGGCCATCGCGGCGGGAGCGATCGGCGCTGGAACAGTGACGCCGGGAGCATCCGGAATCGTCTTCCAGATCGGGGAGCCCGTGGGAGCTCTCGTGGCGTCCCTTGCCGGCGCTGAGTTCGCCCGTCGTATCGCCGGGCGGACCGGGGTGGACATCGTCCTCGTTCCCGCCTGCACCATCCTTGTCGGAGGACTGGTGGGCATCACCGCCGGTCCTGTCGTGGCAAAGGGCATGGCGCTTCTCGGCGATGCGGTCAATCTGGCCACCCAGCTCCATCCTCTTCCCATGGGCATTCTCGTGGCGGTTCTCATGGGCATGATTCTCACGCTTCCCATCAGCAGCGCCGCTCTCTCCATCTCCCTCGGCCTTTCCGGGCTCGCCGCGGGCGCTGCTACCGTGGGGTGCGCCTGCCAGATGATCGGCTTCGCAGTGCAGAGTTACCGCGAGAACGGCGTGGGAGGGCTTCTTTCCCAGGGGCTCGGCACATCCATGCTACAGATGCCCAACATCGTGCGCAACCCCTGGATCTGGGTGCCGCCTACACTGGCCGGAGCGTGCCTCGGTCCCGTTGCGACGGTGCTCTTCCACATGGAGAACAGCCGTATCGGAGCGGGCATGGGCACCAGCGGCCTCGTGGGACAGCTCGCGACGCTGGACGTCATGGGTGCCGGGGCCTGGCCTGGCATTCTCCTGCTTCATTTTCTTTTTCCCACGGTTCTCACCCTGGTCTTCGCCGCCGTTCTCCGGCGACGGGGTCTCATTCGCGACGGAGACATGAAGCTCTCCCGGTAA
- a CDS encoding argininosuccinate synthase — translation MPKCEEYKGKVVLAYSGGLDTSVAIAWLKDQGYDVVTFTADVGQSVNLEVAKDKALKTGACNAYVMDLTSEFVSDFVWPALKANAMYQGTYPLNSALSRPLIAKYLAWIAKEENAVAVAHGCTGKGQDQVRFEVCAKANHPDLKVIAPVRDWHFSRDAEIAYAAEHGIPVPAEGSGVYSIDENLWGRSIECGILENPWNEPPSDAFTLTKDPWDTPDTPLYLEVTFEKGIPVALDGETLDGPTLIKKLNKIAGDYGVGRIDMLEDRLVGFKSREVYECPGAHVLISAHKALETLTLSKDVLQGKVAMEQQYAKMTYEANWFSPYKEALDVFFDHVNQYVNGVVRLRLYKGQAVVVGVKSPNALYKEDLATYSEGDAFDHDAAVGFIKIWGLPVVTWRQEHPADLGALQLLPGMKVSAEETVPLNNAVGGK, via the coding sequence ATGCCCAAATGTGAGGAATACAAGGGAAAGGTCGTTCTGGCCTACAGTGGAGGGCTCGACACCTCCGTGGCAATCGCATGGCTCAAGGACCAGGGATACGACGTGGTGACCTTCACGGCGGACGTCGGTCAGAGCGTGAACCTCGAGGTAGCAAAGGACAAGGCCCTCAAGACCGGTGCGTGTAACGCCTACGTGATGGATCTCACCTCCGAGTTCGTCTCTGATTTTGTCTGGCCCGCCCTGAAGGCGAATGCCATGTACCAGGGGACCTACCCCCTCAACTCCGCACTCTCCCGTCCTCTCATCGCCAAGTACCTGGCCTGGATCGCCAAGGAAGAAAATGCTGTTGCGGTCGCTCACGGCTGTACTGGCAAGGGGCAGGATCAGGTCCGCTTCGAGGTGTGCGCCAAGGCGAACCATCCCGACCTGAAGGTCATCGCCCCCGTCCGGGACTGGCATTTCTCCCGGGACGCGGAGATTGCCTACGCGGCGGAGCACGGCATTCCCGTTCCCGCGGAGGGGTCCGGTGTGTACAGCATCGACGAGAACCTCTGGGGTCGTTCCATCGAGTGCGGTATTCTCGAAAACCCCTGGAACGAGCCTCCCTCCGACGCCTTCACCCTCACCAAGGATCCTTGGGATACTCCGGACACGCCCCTATATCTGGAGGTGACCTTCGAGAAGGGAATTCCCGTGGCGCTGGATGGAGAAACGCTCGACGGTCCCACCCTCATCAAAAAGCTCAACAAGATCGCCGGTGACTACGGCGTGGGACGGATCGACATGCTCGAGGATCGCCTCGTGGGCTTCAAGAGCCGTGAAGTGTACGAATGCCCCGGCGCCCATGTTCTGATCTCCGCCCACAAGGCTCTCGAAACGCTTACGCTCTCGAAAGACGTGCTCCAGGGGAAGGTCGCCATGGAACAGCAGTATGCCAAGATGACCTACGAGGCGAACTGGTTCTCCCCCTACAAAGAAGCCCTGGACGTCTTCTTCGACCACGTGAACCAGTACGTGAACGGCGTCGTGCGGCTGCGCCTCTACAAAGGGCAGGCCGTGGTGGTGGGGGTCAAGTCGCCGAACGCCCTCTACAAGGAAGATCTCGCCACCTATTCCGAGGGAGATGCCTTCGACCACGATGCCGCGGTGGGCTTCATCAAGATCTGGGGGCTGCCCGTGGTGACCTGGCGACAGGAGCATCCCGCCGACCTCGGCGCGCTGCAGCTGCTCCCGGGGATGAAGGTCTCCGCCGAGGAGACTGTTCCTCTGAACAACGCTGTGGGGGGCAAATAG
- the dapB gene encoding 4-hydroxy-tetrahydrodipicolinate reductase, translated as MTIKVFVSGASGNVGRSLVRALAVSEDLRLAGGWCREAGKDLGTLAGIEPLGITASGDLAKGLETAKPDLVIDFTSATILMKNLECYAERGLIAVVGTTGLDDENMARVERLVAEKRLRWAVIPNFGLGINLVLDFLEKARKFYPYVTILDRHPATMANAPSGTAAMLAKHAAATGSLGEVQSREIFKSVLGGNIDGVPVHSERLPVPGGHSEHEITLARKDEIIRIEVRDFSSDVYVDGVFLVARTLPTLPPGTLLRSLREVS; from the coding sequence ATGACCATCAAAGTTTTTGTATCCGGCGCATCGGGCAACGTGGGGCGCAGTCTCGTCCGCGCCCTGGCGGTCTCGGAGGATCTGCGACTCGCGGGAGGATGGTGTCGCGAGGCGGGGAAGGATCTGGGCACGCTGGCGGGCATCGAGCCCCTGGGCATCACCGCGTCGGGGGATCTCGCAAAGGGGCTGGAGACGGCAAAACCAGACCTCGTCATCGACTTCACCTCTGCGACGATTCTCATGAAAAATCTGGAGTGCTACGCCGAGCGAGGGCTCATCGCAGTGGTAGGCACCACGGGGCTCGACGACGAGAACATGGCCCGGGTGGAACGCCTTGTCGCGGAGAAACGCCTCCGCTGGGCGGTGATCCCCAACTTCGGCCTCGGCATCAACCTGGTCCTGGACTTCCTCGAAAAGGCCCGGAAGTTCTACCCCTACGTGACCATCCTGGATCGTCATCCGGCGACTATGGCCAACGCCCCGAGCGGCACGGCGGCCATGCTGGCGAAACACGCCGCCGCCACGGGATCCCTGGGAGAGGTTCAGAGCCGCGAGATCTTCAAGAGCGTGCTCGGCGGCAACATCGACGGCGTTCCCGTCCACTCCGAGCGCCTTCCCGTTCCGGGAGGCCATTCGGAACACGAGATCACCCTCGCCCGCAAGGATGAGATCATCCGCATTGAGGTTCGGGACTTCTCGAGCGACGTCTACGTGGACGGCGTTTTTCTCGTGGCGCGCACGCTCCCGACCCTGCCCCCGGGAACACTGCTCCGCAGCCTACGCGAGGTGAGCTGA
- a CDS encoding TIGR01212 family radical SAM protein, producing MSVHHPWHMWSTVLRETYGARVHKISLDLGAGCPHREGLQRKGCIFCDARGGGSGAALSGISLAEQVRKGAETCLRRFGATRAILYFQSYSATFLPLEELRRRVEEALAEASRAITVVGVAVGTRPDLVPESVLDFLASLAERPVLQKDTVRGNTEGTCPPFPETLQIWLELGVQTTDPAGLAWLNRGHDLGAVEDAFSRARQRGLHLCAHLVAGIPGEAQDQLERSARFVTRLGAEAVKFHPLHVLRDTELERLYREGTFTPLSLDDYCRCLVGALFALPEGTIVQRLTADAHPPRLIAPEWIARKNDVLARLEDMIARRTPQP from the coding sequence GTGTCCGTACATCACCCCTGGCACATGTGGTCCACCGTCCTCCGGGAGACCTACGGCGCCAGGGTGCACAAGATCTCCCTCGATCTCGGAGCCGGCTGTCCCCACCGAGAGGGGCTCCAACGGAAGGGGTGCATCTTCTGTGATGCCCGGGGCGGCGGAAGCGGCGCCGCCCTCTCGGGAATCTCCCTGGCGGAACAGGTCCGAAAAGGGGCCGAGACTTGTCTGCGCCGCTTCGGTGCCACCAGGGCGATCCTCTACTTTCAGAGCTATTCCGCCACATTCCTCCCCCTGGAGGAGCTGCGCCGTCGCGTGGAGGAGGCACTGGCGGAGGCGTCCCGGGCCATCACCGTTGTGGGCGTGGCCGTGGGCACACGCCCCGACCTCGTTCCCGAGAGCGTGCTCGATTTTCTGGCCTCCCTTGCGGAGCGCCCCGTCCTCCAAAAGGACACCGTCCGGGGCAACACGGAAGGAACCTGTCCTCCCTTCCCGGAAACGCTTCAAATCTGGCTCGAACTGGGAGTCCAGACCACCGACCCCGCAGGGCTCGCCTGGCTCAACCGCGGACACGACCTAGGGGCCGTCGAAGACGCCTTTTCCCGCGCCCGACAAAGAGGACTACACCTCTGCGCCCACCTCGTCGCGGGCATCCCCGGCGAGGCACAAGACCAGCTCGAACGTTCCGCTCGTTTCGTGACCCGCCTCGGCGCGGAGGCCGTCAAGTTCCATCCGCTGCACGTCCTCCGGGACACCGAACTGGAGCGGCTCTACCGCGAGGGGACCTTCACCCCACTCTCCCTTGACGACTACTGCCGATGCCTCGTCGGCGCCCTCTTCGCCCTTCCCGAGGGGACAATCGTCCAGCGCCTCACCGCCGATGCCCACCCACCCCGGCTCATCGCCCCGGAATGGATCGCCCGCAAGAACGACGTCCTCGCCCGGCTGGAGGACATGATCGCCCGAAGGACACCGCAGCCGTAG
- the purD gene encoding phosphoribosylamine--glycine ligase → MKILLLGGGAREHALAMALRASPLTEALHCAPGNAGIASLATLHGVDITDAEGVTALAEALSADLVVIGPEAPLVAGVADALRKKEFAVFGPGAAGARLEGSKVFAKRFMERHGIPTAPFAVCTTLDEAKKALAARRAPFVVKADGLAAGKGAFLPDSAGEAERICRALLEERVLGDAGAQIVVEDHLPGWEVTVLAVTDGKTIRILPLSQDHKRACDGDRGPNTGGMGAYTPVPQATPALLEKIRTQVLEPTVRGLAEEGIPFCGVLYAGIMVVQGNPLLLEYNVRFGDPEAQVVLPALRVDWAKVFAACCRGELHRIAWPGEQKAAVGVVLASGGYPDAYTKGYPISGIDAAEREGVTVFHAGTVFGNAGVETAGGRVLTVVGVAESLREARQRAYAGVEKIFFKDVHFRRDIASKALSAPLVGIVLGSASDAPLAKEIAKTFDELHIDYEVTVSSAHRTPDAVAAYARNAAPRGLKAIIAVAGLSAALPGVLAAHTALPVVGVPVASGTLGGMDALLAVAQMPPGVPVASMGINGGRNAALFTVRILALQDRDTATRLDAWIAEAARGVAFSREKLAPLPLAPEAAFSSDGEDA, encoded by the coding sequence ATGAAGATATTACTTCTCGGTGGCGGGGCCAGGGAACATGCGCTGGCAATGGCCCTGCGGGCAAGCCCTCTCACGGAGGCGCTTCACTGCGCACCAGGCAACGCGGGCATTGCCTCCCTCGCGACGCTTCACGGCGTGGACATCACGGATGCCGAAGGAGTCACGGCCCTCGCGGAGGCACTTTCCGCCGACCTCGTCGTCATCGGTCCCGAGGCACCCCTCGTGGCGGGAGTGGCGGACGCCCTCCGGAAAAAGGAGTTCGCCGTCTTCGGTCCCGGAGCAGCGGGGGCGCGTCTCGAAGGAAGCAAGGTCTTCGCCAAGCGTTTCATGGAGCGCCACGGCATTCCCACGGCACCATTCGCGGTCTGCACCACCCTCGACGAGGCGAAAAAGGCCCTCGCGGCACGCAGGGCGCCCTTCGTCGTCAAGGCGGACGGACTCGCCGCAGGAAAGGGCGCATTCCTCCCCGATTCGGCGGGAGAGGCCGAGCGGATCTGCCGGGCGCTTCTCGAAGAGCGTGTCCTCGGCGACGCGGGAGCACAAATCGTGGTGGAGGACCATCTGCCGGGATGGGAGGTCACGGTCCTCGCCGTGACGGACGGCAAAACGATCCGCATCCTTCCTCTCAGCCAGGACCACAAACGCGCCTGCGACGGAGACCGGGGACCGAACACGGGGGGCATGGGCGCCTACACGCCGGTCCCCCAGGCAACGCCGGCCCTGCTCGAGAAAATCCGGACCCAGGTCCTCGAACCCACGGTGAGGGGGCTCGCCGAGGAGGGCATTCCCTTTTGCGGCGTCCTCTACGCGGGCATCATGGTCGTGCAGGGGAATCCCCTGCTTCTGGAGTACAACGTACGCTTCGGCGATCCCGAGGCACAGGTGGTGCTTCCCGCACTTCGGGTGGACTGGGCGAAGGTCTTCGCCGCCTGTTGCCGGGGCGAGCTGCACCGCATCGCCTGGCCCGGGGAGCAGAAGGCCGCCGTGGGCGTCGTCCTCGCCTCGGGGGGCTACCCCGACGCCTACACGAAGGGCTATCCCATCTCGGGCATCGACGCGGCAGAACGGGAAGGCGTCACGGTCTTTCACGCGGGAACAGTCTTCGGAAACGCGGGCGTCGAGACCGCGGGAGGACGGGTGCTCACCGTGGTGGGCGTGGCGGAGTCGCTCCGCGAGGCCCGGCAGCGCGCCTATGCGGGGGTGGAGAAGATCTTCTTCAAGGATGTCCACTTCCGGCGGGACATCGCCTCCAAGGCGCTTTCCGCACCTCTCGTCGGCATCGTCCTGGGCTCGGCTTCGGACGCGCCCCTCGCGAAGGAGATCGCCAAGACTTTCGACGAGCTTCACATCGACTACGAGGTCACCGTCTCCTCCGCCCACCGGACTCCCGACGCCGTCGCCGCCTACGCACGAAACGCCGCTCCCCGGGGTTTGAAGGCGATCATCGCCGTGGCGGGACTTTCCGCAGCTTTGCCGGGAGTACTTGCGGCCCACACCGCACTTCCCGTGGTGGGGGTCCCCGTTGCGTCGGGAACCCTCGGCGGCATGGACGCGCTCCTCGCAGTGGCTCAGATGCCTCCGGGCGTCCCCGTGGCCTCCATGGGCATCAACGGTGGACGCAACGCGGCGCTCTTCACCGTGAGAATACTGGCCCTGCAGGACCGCGACACGGCGACGCGCCTCGACGCATGGATCGCCGAGGCGGCACGGGGAGTGGCCTTCTCGCGGGAGAAGCTCGCGCCCCTGCCGCTGGCGCCGGAGGCGGCCTTTTCTTCGGACGGAGAGGACGCGTAG